The proteins below are encoded in one region of Oncorhynchus nerka isolate Pitt River linkage group LG15, Oner_Uvic_2.0, whole genome shotgun sequence:
- the mbd1b gene encoding methyl-CpG-binding domain protein 1b isoform X3, translating to MEVDGEVLKPTNDALLEREERIEVGDNGMERTSEVLSPLEALAPSDSLDIQDHATSGPVMTDHGHTEKIPGGVALEPPIDWFEPLEDDNYEDDTQGLDVGLAMGERHMNSRGDAEEESVAGSERSGSVAGSERNIKNNNNLRKKRVKTEEGWEDWPALGEGWKRKAVVRRSGSSVGQSDVYYMSPSNERVRSRVELSKVLADTLDMTMFDYKTGVFRGAGQPKTLRLRKKIQKDHSTSVDCGFSSESSSMGTPSRDPHLQHITPPRPNTSLTQISSASVAHDVEGMKHSATKLPWSPVSALSVSINGKAGSEPSFCVCTICDNSYTGFEYERQMKNPCCPKCRGKNPVHQRFRKWIPCGNCKACLTTEDCGSCANCKKALNPDSRKPVSCRKRKCLCPIRKKLVEVAGQERELEHAVVHVDPEYPKYAQRVTCLHKPEGPQKLDPHPMTNFKIDSGELQNSTPQYSDPEDFSVNVDIDDDDEEFDGDDADYEAWIRKRKRRSCGKCEACNSRMDCGTCDFCIDKPKFGGSNKKRQKCRLRQCQKQAMRHLLPFQLGQTDFGSEEGWVQLGRPRPHFTYSRKTTPKKSKTPQREVDLDFTDDIDEPLQEDDENSMETAHWRPMLPSSSIPQDENFRNQLPTVQVHKETMEIVKKNALMERVPHILNHLSSPAYCTLFKPADPPVQYGETPGENTSLATPDGQSGMNGGRLSVEKHVETPSGEPEVEEVTPMITQIFSLADSAGTSGIDQDHELLKLLESLRSSALPTLWFAIMVEGPMLQLLQCSKLSHMVDTTVQIDLGFCYQICVQGQQLLLTHPLYEAHPSGLTSVPQVVNLLLDLEKYNVCQGVPTKEQPFSQAPIIIERASTCDFLVLKETEHCPKCKALSCSY from the exons ATGGAGGTCGACGGAGAGGTACTCAAACCTACAAATGATGCACTtctagaaagggaggagaggattgAGGTCGGGGACAATGGGATGGAGAGGACCTCTGAGGTCCTATCACCACTGGAGGCCCTGGCTCCCTCGGACAGTCTTGACATTCAGGATCATGCCACCTCAGGTCCTGTGATGACAGACCATGGCCATACAGAGAAGATCCCAGGGGGAGTTGCTTTAGAGCCCCCTATAGACTGGTTTGAACCCCTGGAGGATGACAATTATGAAGATGACACACAGGGCTTGGACGTGGGCCTTGCTATGGGGGAGCGACACATGAATAGCAGAGGGGATGCTGAAGAGGAGAGTGTTGCAGGGAGCGAAAGGAGCGGAAGCGTGGCAGGCAGTGAGAGGAACATcaagaacaacaacaacct GCGGAAGAAAAGAGTGAAAACTGAAGAGGGCTGGGAGGACTGGCCGGCACTTGGAGAGGGGTGGAAGCGCAAGGCGGTTGTTCGTCGCTCGGGTTCTAGTGTTGGCCAGAGTGACGTTTATTACATGAG CCCGAGTAATGAGCGTGTGAGAAGTAGAGTTGAGCTTTCCAAAGTCCTGGCAGATACTCTGGACATGACAATGTTTGATTACAAAACAGGGGTGTTCAGGGGTGCTGGACAACCCAAGACACTGCGCCTGAGAAAG AAGATACAGAAGGATCATTCTACCTCAGTGGACTGTGGCTTTTCCTCAGAGTCCAGCTCCATGGGCACGCCAAGCAGAGACCCCCACCTCCAACATATCACTCCCCCAAGACCAAACACCTCTCTCACACAGATAAGTTCAGCCTCTGTTGCTCATGATGTGGAAGGTATGAAGCACAGTGCAACTAAACTGCCCTGGAGCCCTGTGTCAGCGCTTTCAGTCTCCATCAATGGGAAGGCTGGTTCAGAGCCCTCCTTTTG CGTCTGTACCATTTGTGATAATTCATACACAGGCTTTGAGTATGAAAGACAGATGAAGAATCCCTGTTGCCCCAAATGCAGGG GCAAGAATCCAGTTCATCAAAGATTCAGGAAG TGGATTCCTTGTGGTAACTGTAAGGCTTGCCTTACCACAGAGGATTGTGGGAGCTGTGCTAACTGCAAAAAAGCGCTGAACCCTGACTCCAGAAAACCTGTCAGCTGTCGGAAACGCAAATGTTTATGTCCGATCCGCAAG aaGCTGGTCGAAGTTGCTGGACAagagcgggaactggaacacgctgtcgtacacgtcgatccagagtatCCCAAATATGCCCAAagagtgacatgtctg CACAAACCCGAAGGTCCCCAAAAGTTGGATCCCCATCCCATGACGAATTTCAAG ATTGACAGCGGAGAATTGCAG AACTCCACTCCTCAATACAGTGACCCCGAAGATTTCTCTGTGAATGTCGATATAGATGATGACGATGAAGAGTTTGATGGTGATGATGCTGACTATGAG GCTTGGATAAGGAAACGTAAGCGACGCTCCTGTGGGAAGTGTGAAGCTTGTAATAGTAGGATGGACTGTGGGACTTGTGATTTCTGCATAGACAAACCCAAGTTTGGAGGCAGCAATAAGAAGAGACAGAAGTGCCGTCTGCGGCAGTGCCAGAAACAGGCCATG AGACACTTGTTGCCCTTTCAGTTGGGTCAGACTGATTTTGGGTCCGAAGAGGGTTGGGTGCAGCTTGGCAGGCCTAGACCTCACTTTACATACAGTCGCAAGACCACCCCAAAGAAAAGTAAAACACCGCAGCGGGAAGTGGACCTGGATTTCACTGATGATATAGACGAGCCTCTGCAGGAAGATGATGAAAACTCCATGGAAACG GCACATTGGCGCCCTATGCTTCCCAGCAGTAGCATACCCCAGGATGAGAACTTCAGAAACCAGCTACCGACAGTCCAG GTGCATAAAGAGACTATGGAAATTGTCAAAAAGAATGCGCTAATGGAGCGTGTCCCACATATCCTCAACCATTTAAGTTCTCCAGCA TATTGCACACTGTTCAAACCGGCGGATCCCCCAGTGCAATATGGTGAAACCCCAGGTGAGAATACGTCCTTGGCAACCCCGGATGGACAGAGTGGAATGAATGGAGGAAGGCTAAGTGTGGAGAAACATGTAGAAACTCCATCTGGAGAGCCTGAAGTAGAGGAGGTCACACCTATG ATCACTCAGATCTTCAGTTTGGCTGACAGTGCAGGAACAAGTGGGATCGACCAGGACCATGAGCTGCTAAAGCTACTGGAGTCCCTGCGCAGCTCTGCACTCCCCACACTCTGGTTTGCCATAATGGTGGAGGGCCCGATGCTACAGCTACTGCAGTGCTCCAAGCTCTCCCACATGGTGGACACAACTGTCCAGATTGACCTAGGCTTCTGCTATCAGATCTGTGTACAGGGCCAACAGCTGCTCCTCACCCACCCGCTGTATGAAGCTCACCCATCTGGCCTGACCTCTGTGCCCCAGGTAGTGAACCTGCTGCTAGATCTGGAGAAGTACAACGTGTGCCAGGGGGTCCCGACCAAGGAGCAGCCATTCAGCCAGGCTCCAATTATCATTGAGCGGGCATCAACCTGTGACTTTCTGGTACTTAAAGAAACAGAGCACTGTCCGAAGTGTAAGGCCTTATCGTGTAGCTATTAA